A stretch of the Opisthocomus hoazin isolate bOpiHoa1 chromosome 2, bOpiHoa1.hap1, whole genome shotgun sequence genome encodes the following:
- the LOC104331994 gene encoding left-right determination factor 2-like yields MDARFTWMLCVLCLVITVRAFTQEGFKEVLLKQLGLSEVPKLHKRDLVDLVIPDHVKNKYISMLKRHRVKRRALPSLAGILRGIPGNAEVLYSDTTTRQKLIFDMEGRIPKNSEVTMAELKLFKKPLERANLPAKQSHRPVSNARVSVYWVQPQQDGTNRTSLVDSRLVPIRESGWKNFDVTQAVHYWLRNKRREPMFLEVWIEGERVGSHASEMARAVRFTSQDPRDKAAGKPELVLYTLDLEDYGGPGDCKEEAVTGKSTCCRQKHYISFRELTWTQHWIIEPAGYQAYRCSGGCLQPPSPLRRFGYGQRTCAVAQSSPLPVMYLVKRGNRTEIEAAEFPNMIVEKCSCVTDSMALV; encoded by the exons ATGGACGCGAGGTTCACCTGGATGCTCTGCGTGCTCTGCCTGGTCATCACAGTCCGAGCGTTTACTCAGGAAGGGTTCAAGGAGGTGTTGCTGAAGCAGCTGGGGCTCTCTGAGGTCCCTAAACTCCATAAGAGAGACTTGGTGGATCTGGTTATCCCAGACCACGTAAAGAATAAATACATCTCCATGCTGAAGCGCCACAGGGTGAAGCGCCGAGCTTTGCCGAGCCTGGCTGGCATCCTCAGGGGGATCCCCGGCAACGCAG AAGTCCTCTACTCTGACACCACCACGCGCCAGAAGCTGATCTTTGACATGGAGGGCAGAATACCTAAAAACAGCGAAGTGACAATGGCTGAACTGAAACTCTTCAAAAAGCCTCTGGAAAGAGCAAACCTGCCTGCCAAGCAGTCTCACAGGCCCGTCTCCAATGCCAGAGTCAGCGTGTACTGGGTGCAACCACAGCAGGATGGTACCAACAGGACCTCCCTGGTAGACTCCCG GCTGGTCCCTATACGCGAGTCGGGCTGGAAGAACTTCGACGTGACGCAGGCCGTGCATTACTGGCTGCGAAACAAGAGGCGGGAGCCAATGTTCCTGGAGGTCTGGATTGAAGGCGAAAGGGTAGGCAGCCATGCCTCAGAAATGGCCAGAGCGGTGCGTTTCACCTCGCAGGACCCCAGGGATAAAGCTGCAGGCAAACCCGAACTGGTGCTTTACACCCTCGACTTGGAAGACTATGG GGGCCCTGGGGACTGCAAGGAGGAGGCGGTGACGGGGAAGTCCACCTGCTGCCGGCAGAAACACTACATCAGCTTCCGCGAGCTCACCTGGACGCAGCACTGGATCATCGAGCCGGCAGGGTACCAGGCGTACCGGTGCTCGGGggggtgcctgcagccccccagcccgctgcggCGCTTCGGCTACGGGCAGCGCACCTGCGCCGTGGCACAGAGCTCCCCGCTCCCCGTGATGTACCTCGTCAAGAGGGGCAACCGCACCGAGATCGAAGCGGCCGAGTTTCCCAACATGATCGTCGAGAAGTGCAGCTGCGTCACGGACAGCATGGCGCTGGTGTGA